The genomic segment CCCGGGACCCTCCCGGCGTGCAACCTCACCTCCCGGAATTCGCGCGCTCACATGCGGCCCGGCCTGCACTTCTGATGCTCGACGGGGTCTCCCGGTGGGCGGCGAGGGGGCCCGGAGGGGTCGTCCGGGAGGGCGTCGCGGCCACCTTCGTGAACTTCTTCACAAGGAATTCGGTCCGCACGGGCCAAGTTCTTCGCTCTCAGGGGTTCGAATGGGCCTGTGCGTACGTTTTGTGCGCTACGCGCGGGTGTCCCCCGCGCGGTGCGCGCGGGTTGGACGGAGGGGGTGAAAAGGGGCGCGGAGGGTCGTCGTTCCGGCGCCGAGGGCCAGCTCACAGGCGGTGAACAACGTTCGCCGGGAGGTGGTGGTTCCCCTTGTTGACCATGACCTGGGTCACGTGGGCCGCGCAGTGTAGCAGAGGGGGCCCACAACCTTGTGAAGGGGCTCACGAGGTACCCCCCGGGGTGGGGTGGATACTCGATTGCATGAGCACCACGGAGCGTCCCAGGATCCTCGTTGTAGGCGGTGGGTACGTAGGCCTGTACGCAGCTCGACGCATTCTCAAGAAGATGCGCTACGGAGAGGCGACCGTCACGGTCGTCGACCCGCGCTCGTACATGACGTACCAGCCCTTCCTCCCCGAAGCTGCCGCAGGCAGCATCTCGCCTCGGCATGTCGTCGTCCCCTTGCGACGCGTGCTGCCCAAGGCTGAGGTTCTCACCGGTCGTGTGACGACCATCGACCAGGAGCGCAAGGTCGCCACGGTCGCGCCGATCGTCGGCGAGGCCTACGAGCTGCCCTTCGACTACCTCGTCATCGCGATGGGCGCGGTCTCCCGCACCTTCCCGATCCCCGGCCTCGCCGAGCAGGGCATCGGCATGAAGGGCATCGAGGAGGCCATCGGCCTGCGCAACCACGTCCTGGAGCAGCTGGACAAGGCTGACTCCACGACCGACGAGGAGATCCGCCGCAAGGCGCTGACCTTCGTCTTCGTCGGCGGTGGCTTCGCCGGTGCGGAGACCGTCGGTGAGGTCGAGGACATGGCCCGGGACGCGGCCAAGTACTACACGAACGTCAAGCGCGAGGACATGCGCTTCGTTCTCGTCGACGCCGCCGACAAGATCCTTCCCGAGGTCGGCCCGAAGCTGGGCGCCTACGGCAAGGAGCACCTGGAGTCCCGCGGTGTGGAGATCTACCTCTCCACCTCCATGGACAGCTGCGTCGACGGCCACGTCGTGCTGAAGAACGGCCTTGAGGTCGACTCCAGCACCATCGTGTGGACCGCCGGTGTGAAGCCGAACCCGGCGCTCTCCCGCTTCGGTCTGCCGCTCGGCCCCCGCGGCCACGTGGACACCAGCGAGAAGCTCCAGGTCCAGGGCACCGACTACATCTGGGCCGCCGGCGACAACGCCCAGGTCCCGGACATGGTCGGCCGCCGCGCCGGCAACCCGAACGCCTGGTGCCCGCCGAACGCCCAGCACGCGCTGCGTCAGGCCAAGGTCCTCGGCGACAACGTGGTCTCCGGCATGCGGGGCTTCCCGCAGAAGGAGTACAGCCACGCCAACAAGGGTGCGGTCGCCGGTCTCGGCCTGCACAAGGGCGTCGCGATGATCGTCATGGGCAAGGTGAAGATCAAGCTCAAGGGCCGTCTCGCCTGGTACATGCACCGCGGCTACCACGGCATGGCGATGCCGACGTTCAACCGCAAGATCCGCGTCTTCGCCGACTGGACCCTCGCGATGTTCCTCAAGCGCGAGGTCGTCTCCCTGGGTGCCATGGAGACGCCGCGCGAGGAGTTCTACGAGGCGGCCAAGCCGGCTCCGGCTCCCGCCGCCGCGAAGCCCGAGGGCGAGAAGGCCAAGGCCTGACCCCGGCGGCACGCCCGCGAGGGCGCGTCGGCTCCGCCCACCGCGGAGCCTCCGGCACGTGCACGACATGCGTGACGTGCACGACTGCATGACCTTGTACGACCTGCAAGACCTTGTACGACCTGTACGACCCGAAGGGGCCGTCCGCCATCCGTGGTGCGGGCGGCCCCTTCGGCGTGCGCGGGCGGGCTTCCGGGCGGGCTTGAGGTCGCGTACGTGCCCCGAGGGGAATCGCGACTCCGAAAGGGGTACCGACGACGACGGATACTTGGTGACTACATGTATTTTGCCCAAGCATTGCCCAGTAGCGGGATGACGGGTGCTGCGGCCAGAGTTGACGCATGTGTTACCTCGTCGTGGCGTTGCCGCGCACCGGCGGGGCGATGATGCATGTGTACGCATATGGGCATTTTTGGGAAACACCACCACGGAGGTGTGCGCCATGGCAGACGCCGCGTCGCGGCTGACCGCTCTTCTCACGGATCTGCTCGGAGAACGTTTTCCGGTCCGCATCCGGGCCTGGGACGGCAGTGAGGCCGGACCGCCGGGTGCCCCCGCTCTCGTCATCCGCCACCGCCGCGCGCTGCGCCGACTGCTGTGGAAGCCGGGCGAGCTGGGGCTGGCCCGGGGCTGGGTGGCCGGCGAGATCGATGTCGAGGGCAATCTGTACGAGGTGCTCGACAGCATCGGCGCCCTCCTCTGGGAGCGGGGCGCCGACGCCAAGGAAACGGTCCACCCGCTGCGCGACCCGAAAGTCCGGGCCTTCGCGAAGGGCCTCGCCCAACTCGCGGGCCCCTACCCGCCGCCCGCCCCGCCCGCCGAGGAGATGCACCGCCGCCGCACCGGCCCGCTGCACACCCGGCGCCGGGACAAGGAGGCCATCAGTCACCACTACGACGTGGGCAACGACTTCTACGAGCTGGTCCTCGGCCCGTCCATGGTCTACTCCTGCGCCTACTGGGAGGACGGCGGCACTCTGGAGGACGCCCAGCGCGACAAACTCGACCTGGTCTGCCGCAAGCTCGCCCTCAAGGAGGGCGACCGCCTGCTGGACGTCGGGTGCGGCTGGGGCTCCATGGCCATCCACGCGGCCCGCGAGTACGGGGCCGTCGTCACCGGCGTGACCCTCTCCGTCGAACAGGCCGCCTACGCCCGCAAGCGGGTCGCCGAGGAGGGGCTGACGGACCGCGTCGAGATCCGGGTGCAGGACTACCGGGACGTGCGCGACGGGCCCTACGACGCGATCTCCTCCATCGGCATGGCCGAACACGTCGGCTCGGTCCGCTACCGCGAGTACGCCGATGACCTCTTCGCCCTCCTCAAGCCCGGCGGCCGGCTGCTCAACCACCAGATCGCCCGCCGTCCCGAGAAGGACGAAGAGGCTTACCAGATCGACGAGTTCATCGATTCCTATGTCTTCCCCGACGGTGAACTCGCCCCGGTGGGGCGGACGCTCGGGATTCTGGAGGAGGCGGGGTTCGAGGCCCGTGACGTCGAAGCGCTGCGCGAGCACTACGCGCTGACGCTGCGTCAGTGGGTCACGAACCTGGAGGACAACTGGACCGCCGCGGTCGCGGCCACCTCACCCGGGCGGGCCCGGGTCTGGCGGCTCTACATGGCGGCGTCCGCCCTCTCCTTCGAGCACAACAAGATCGGCGTCAACCAGATCCTCGCCGTCAGGCCGACGGACGCCGGACACTCCCGCATGCCCGCCCGCTCCCGCCGGTGGACGGCCTCCGCCACTGGCTGACCCGCCCGGCGGCACGCCCTGCGGAAGGGGCTGTACGCACCGGGGGCCGGAGACCGCGTCGAAAGCTGCGGTCTCCGGCCCCCGGCTCCGTAACGGCGTCTCCTGACAGGACCCCGTGACGGCCCCCGGTCACTCCGTCTTGATCGCCGTCAGCATGTT from the Streptomyces sp. NBC_01335 genome contains:
- a CDS encoding cyclopropane-fatty-acyl-phospholipid synthase family protein; the protein is MADAASRLTALLTDLLGERFPVRIRAWDGSEAGPPGAPALVIRHRRALRRLLWKPGELGLARGWVAGEIDVEGNLYEVLDSIGALLWERGADAKETVHPLRDPKVRAFAKGLAQLAGPYPPPAPPAEEMHRRRTGPLHTRRRDKEAISHHYDVGNDFYELVLGPSMVYSCAYWEDGGTLEDAQRDKLDLVCRKLALKEGDRLLDVGCGWGSMAIHAAREYGAVVTGVTLSVEQAAYARKRVAEEGLTDRVEIRVQDYRDVRDGPYDAISSIGMAEHVGSVRYREYADDLFALLKPGGRLLNHQIARRPEKDEEAYQIDEFIDSYVFPDGELAPVGRTLGILEEAGFEARDVEALREHYALTLRQWVTNLEDNWTAAVAATSPGRARVWRLYMAASALSFEHNKIGVNQILAVRPTDAGHSRMPARSRRWTASATG
- a CDS encoding NAD(P)/FAD-dependent oxidoreductase, which translates into the protein MSTTERPRILVVGGGYVGLYAARRILKKMRYGEATVTVVDPRSYMTYQPFLPEAAAGSISPRHVVVPLRRVLPKAEVLTGRVTTIDQERKVATVAPIVGEAYELPFDYLVIAMGAVSRTFPIPGLAEQGIGMKGIEEAIGLRNHVLEQLDKADSTTDEEIRRKALTFVFVGGGFAGAETVGEVEDMARDAAKYYTNVKREDMRFVLVDAADKILPEVGPKLGAYGKEHLESRGVEIYLSTSMDSCVDGHVVLKNGLEVDSSTIVWTAGVKPNPALSRFGLPLGPRGHVDTSEKLQVQGTDYIWAAGDNAQVPDMVGRRAGNPNAWCPPNAQHALRQAKVLGDNVVSGMRGFPQKEYSHANKGAVAGLGLHKGVAMIVMGKVKIKLKGRLAWYMHRGYHGMAMPTFNRKIRVFADWTLAMFLKREVVSLGAMETPREEFYEAAKPAPAPAAAKPEGEKAKA